The proteins below come from a single Phorcysia thermohydrogeniphila genomic window:
- the prfB gene encoding peptide chain release factor 2 (programmed frameshift) translates to MIERLQELREKVSKLKERYSEIGGIFDIEGMKKRLSEIEEEMSSPDFWNDQKRAQSISMERNRIEGELNTFSTIEQKLEDAEVLLEMAEEENEESLLDEVEETLKQLQKTLDSLEVKTVLSGEFDKNNAIVTIHAGAGGTESCDWAEMLMRMYLRWAEKKGFEAEILDLQENEEAGIKSATILIKGAYAYGLLRAEHGTHRLVRISPFDANARRHTSFCGVIVVPEIDEEIDIEIRDEDIRVDTFRASGAGGQHVNKTDSAVRITHIPTGIVVTCQSERSQIQNRQRAMKILKARLYEYERRKREEKLAEVKGEHRDIAWGNQIRSYVFHPYRLVKDHRTGVETSNVNAVMDGDIDQFIEAYLKQKARATQSK, encoded by the exons ATGATAGAGAGGCTTCAGGAGTTAAGGGAGAAGGTTTCTAAGCTGAAGGAGAGATACTCCGAGATA GGGGGTATTTTTGACATAGAGGGCATGAAGAAGAGGCTCTCTGAGATTGAAGAGGAGATGTCCTCTCCAGACTTCTGGAACGACCAAAAGAGAGCCCAGTCCATTTCAATGGAGAGGAACAGGATAGAAGGTGAACTCAATACCTTCTCAACGATAGAGCAGAAGCTTGAGGACGCTGAGGTTCTCCTTGAAATGGCCGAGGAGGAAAACGAGGAGAGCCTCCTTGATGAGGTGGAGGAGACATTAAAACAGCTCCAGAAAACCCTTGACAGCCTTGAGGTAAAAACTGTCCTTTCCGGAGAGTTTGATAAGAACAACGCCATAGTTACCATCCACGCCGGCGCAGGAGGAACTGAGTCCTGCGACTGGGCAGAGATGTTAATGAGGATGTACCTGCGCTGGGCAGAGAAGAAGGGATTTGAGGCAGAAATCCTTGACCTTCAGGAGAACGAGGAGGCCGGAATAAAGAGCGCAACCATTCTCATAAAGGGAGCTTACGCCTACGGCCTTTTAAGGGCTGAACACGGAACCCACAGGCTCGTAAGGATTTCCCCCTTTGACGCCAACGCAAGACGCCACACTTCCTTCTGTGGAGTTATAGTCGTTCCGGAAATAGACGAGGAGATTGATATTGAGATAAGGGACGAGGACATAAGGGTTGACACCTTTAGGGCTTCTGGAGCAGGAGGACAGCACGTAAATAAGACAGACTCTGCAGTGAGAATTACCCACATTCCGACGGGAATAGTCGTTACATGCCAGAGTGAAAGGTCTCAGATACAGAACCGCCAAAGGGCGATGAAAATCCTGAAGGCTCGCCTTTACGAGTACGAGAGAAGGAAAAGGGAAGAGAAACTGGCAGAGGTAAAAGGTGAGCACAGGGACATTGCTTGGGGTAACCAGATACGCTCTTACGTTTTCCACCCCTACAGGCTCGTTAAGGACCACAGAACCGGAGTGGAAACCTCTAACGTGAACGCAGTTATGGACGGGGATATAGACCAGTTTATTGAAGCTTACCTTAAACAGAAGGCAAGAGCTACTCAGAGTAAATAA